One window of Peteryoungia desertarenae genomic DNA carries:
- a CDS encoding phage tail tape measure protein: MTVLKSQLHLTLLDRVTAPARGITATMGALTARMNALRAPLAGVTSQLLALGAGYVGATAGFAGTFSAASNMQAALTEVGIKAGLSNDALAEMQRRLTALSGPTNQMTADLVAAVDVMVGMGLSADEAVGAVGAVGKAATATGATIADLSSATVSVMQNLRVPADQMTAALDAMASAGNNGAFELRAMAQYIPALGAAYQSFGQQGVGAVADLASALQIVRTGTGDEATAANALANLLQKLNAPQTRTAFKKFGVDLGKRMEQATAKGMTPIEAIAEITNETLKGDLSKMGDLFADSEVQRALRPLLQNLAEYRRIRDEANRADGTVADSFNRRMQDANQKIQAFRIRMQNAGAAIGANLLEPIGRLADHLSYIFDTADQRVTVFDRMGTAIKSFFAGLGLGDGGLKSLSEMLFGIAGPDGVAAGEELGRISYKFRQFGESVRKAADAVRNSPIGSFLVELGAVLGGLVMSRWFRLFAIAAGIAAIVSAVQGADSIGAFVENLKQLSVMEWAGVAAGLILIATQAKAATDALRALRGVSAPKGTPTPKGAPAAPTKPGGGLMSWLLGGAVLGGLSAFIDEVRTGKSINPTGDVIPSPAQALHQLFKLMGDTGTPGKYANEAAAMRAEQDRFNVFGGGVTTDTLRQAFAPQGTQDVRVTNPPPSPVINYSPSFVINGAISPEDLARRTNDALGYLAKTAVDGHLGGAPY; encoded by the coding sequence ATGACTGTTTTGAAAAGCCAGCTTCACTTGACGTTGCTGGACCGCGTCACGGCACCGGCACGCGGTATCACTGCCACGATGGGCGCACTAACCGCGCGCATGAACGCGTTGCGTGCCCCCTTGGCAGGCGTCACCAGCCAGCTTTTAGCGTTGGGCGCCGGCTATGTCGGCGCGACGGCTGGATTCGCCGGCACGTTTTCGGCGGCCAGCAACATGCAGGCGGCATTGACCGAAGTCGGCATCAAGGCCGGTCTTTCGAATGACGCCCTCGCCGAAATGCAGCGCCGCCTGACAGCGCTTTCCGGCCCCACAAATCAGATGACCGCCGACCTTGTTGCGGCGGTCGATGTCATGGTCGGCATGGGCCTTTCGGCTGACGAAGCCGTCGGCGCGGTCGGCGCCGTTGGTAAGGCCGCGACCGCAACCGGCGCAACGATTGCCGACCTTTCTTCGGCCACCGTTTCGGTTATGCAAAATTTGCGCGTGCCTGCCGATCAGATGACGGCGGCCTTGGACGCTATGGCATCGGCTGGGAACAATGGCGCCTTCGAATTGCGTGCAATGGCGCAATATATACCCGCATTAGGTGCAGCTTATCAGAGTTTTGGGCAACAAGGCGTCGGTGCCGTGGCTGACTTGGCAAGCGCCTTGCAGATCGTGCGCACCGGCACCGGCGACGAAGCGACCGCCGCCAACGCCTTGGCAAACCTTCTGCAAAAATTGAACGCCCCCCAAACGCGCACCGCGTTCAAGAAGTTCGGCGTCGATCTTGGCAAGCGCATGGAGCAGGCGACCGCCAAGGGCATGACGCCGATCGAGGCCATCGCAGAGATTACCAACGAGACGCTGAAAGGCGACTTGTCGAAAATGGGTGATCTGTTTGCCGATTCGGAAGTGCAGCGCGCACTAAGGCCGCTTCTGCAAAACCTTGCCGAGTACCGCCGAATTCGCGACGAAGCGAACCGGGCGGACGGAACCGTCGCCGATAGTTTCAATCGCCGGATGCAGGACGCAAATCAGAAGATCCAGGCTTTCCGCATTCGGATGCAGAACGCCGGCGCGGCAATCGGCGCGAACCTATTGGAACCGATAGGGCGGCTGGCCGACCATCTTTCCTACATCTTCGACACCGCGGACCAACGCGTGACGGTTTTTGACCGGATGGGAACGGCAATCAAGTCTTTCTTCGCTGGCTTGGGGCTTGGCGACGGCGGGCTTAAGTCTTTGTCGGAGATGCTGTTTGGCATTGCCGGCCCGGATGGCGTGGCGGCTGGCGAAGAATTGGGGCGGATTTCGTACAAGTTCCGGCAGTTCGGTGAAAGCGTCAGGAAGGCAGCCGACGCGGTGCGCAATAGTCCGATAGGTTCCTTTTTAGTCGAGCTCGGCGCGGTCCTGGGCGGGCTTGTCATGAGCCGATGGTTCCGTCTCTTTGCCATCGCGGCTGGCATCGCGGCTATTGTTTCGGCAGTTCAAGGCGCGGATTCGATCGGCGCTTTCGTGGAGAACCTGAAGCAGCTAAGCGTCATGGAATGGGCCGGCGTGGCAGCCGGCCTGATCCTGATTGCAACGCAAGCAAAGGCCGCAACCGACGCCTTACGCGCCTTGCGTGGCGTGTCGGCGCCGAAGGGCACACCGACCCCGAAGGGCGCACCAGCGGCACCTACAAAGCCCGGCGGCGGGTTAATGTCGTGGCTGTTAGGCGGCGCGGTCCTGGGCGGCCTGTCGGCGTTTATCGACGAAGTAAGGACGGGCAAAAGCATCAACCCGACCGGCGACGTCATACCGTCACCGGCGCAGGCGCTTCACCAGCTTTTCAAGCTAATGGGCGACACCGGCACCCCCGGCAAGTACGCCAACGAGGCGGCAGCCATGCGGGCGGAGCAAGATCGCTTCAACGTGTTTGGCGGCGGTGTTACAACGGACACTTTGCGCCAAGCGTTCGCGCCGCAAGGCACGCAGGACGTTCGGGTGACTAATCCGCCACCATCGCCGGTCATCAACTACAGTCCGTCGTTTGTTATCAACGGCGCGATTAGTCCGGAGGACCTGGCGCGCCGAACCAATGACGCGCTCGGCTACCTGGCTAAAACGGCAGTCGACGGCCATCTCGGCGGCGCACCTTATTGA
- a CDS encoding tyrosine-type recombinase/integrase: MVATRWRQDRKRMPTIKLTRKEIAKLDMAPKTAITYFDDDVKGLGLRIMPSGVATFIFEYRPGAGGRGVSKKRLKIGRLDSMTPEAARAAAKSLRASVHLGADPAGDKAEVRAAMTFGELADEFLSRHVAKKCKGSTGDYYRYIVNTHLKPALGKSTAAFVKFAEVAKMHDDIAIGKATGRGGKYVANRAVAILSSLYSWADKNGLVPKGTNPATGIDLYKEQQRDRFLTGDELERLGNALALAETCGIPYEVDESKAKSKHARKPENRRMKFPPHVTGAIRLLLLTGCRLREILHLEWKHVDLERGFLFLPDSKTGRKAVILSRPAIEVIEQIPRHGRYVIASDSAGTPDEKPRADLKRPWATIAGYAGLDGVRIHDLRHTFASIGAGSGLGLPVIGNLLGHSNAKTTQRYSHIANDPARRAADLISDHITTAMGVKNGEN, encoded by the coding sequence ATGGTGGCGACACGGTGGCGACAGGACAGGAAACGAATGCCCACAATCAAACTGACGCGCAAGGAAATCGCAAAGCTCGACATGGCGCCGAAAACGGCCATCACCTACTTTGATGACGACGTGAAGGGCCTGGGTCTTAGGATCATGCCAAGCGGCGTGGCGACGTTCATCTTTGAATATCGCCCCGGCGCCGGCGGTCGTGGCGTGAGCAAGAAACGATTGAAGATCGGCCGGCTGGATTCGATGACGCCGGAAGCGGCGCGGGCTGCCGCAAAGTCTTTGCGCGCATCGGTGCATCTGGGCGCCGATCCTGCCGGCGACAAAGCCGAAGTTCGCGCCGCCATGACTTTCGGTGAACTGGCCGATGAATTCCTATCCCGTCACGTCGCCAAGAAGTGCAAGGGCTCCACTGGCGACTATTACCGCTACATCGTCAACACTCACCTTAAACCGGCGCTTGGCAAGTCAACAGCGGCCTTCGTCAAGTTTGCCGAAGTCGCGAAGATGCACGACGACATCGCCATCGGCAAGGCAACTGGTCGTGGTGGCAAGTACGTGGCAAACCGCGCCGTTGCCATTCTGTCTTCTTTGTATAGCTGGGCGGACAAAAACGGCTTGGTGCCGAAGGGCACGAACCCGGCCACGGGCATTGATCTATATAAAGAGCAACAACGCGACCGCTTCTTGACCGGCGACGAATTGGAGCGGCTGGGCAATGCGCTGGCCTTGGCCGAAACTTGCGGCATCCCGTATGAGGTTGACGAAAGCAAGGCAAAGAGCAAACACGCGCGAAAGCCGGAAAACCGGCGAATGAAGTTCCCGCCGCATGTGACCGGCGCAATCCGGCTGCTTCTTCTTACGGGGTGCCGCCTTCGCGAAATTCTGCACCTCGAATGGAAGCACGTCGATCTTGAACGCGGGTTCCTCTTTTTGCCGGATTCAAAGACGGGCCGGAAGGCCGTAATTTTGTCACGGCCCGCCATTGAGGTGATTGAGCAAATCCCACGCCATGGGCGCTATGTCATTGCATCCGATAGCGCCGGAACTCCGGATGAAAAACCGCGCGCCGACCTGAAACGGCCATGGGCGACGATTGCCGGTTACGCTGGCCTTGACGGGGTGCGCATTCACGATTTGCGCCATACGTTCGCCAGCATCGGCGCTGGCTCCGGTCTTGGCTTGCCGGTCATCGGGAACCTGCTGGGCCACTCAAACGCGAAGACCACTCAACGATATAGCCACATCGCAAACGATCCAGCACGACGCGCCGCCGACCTGATAAGCGACCACATCACCACCGCTATGGGGGTGAAAAATGGCGAAAATTGA
- a CDS encoding MliC family protein: MHMPLIMTFAAMASTALAADSTGSRPVLFSCDNGITLSVLFAKDHADVTLADGTVVSLPQQIAASGYWYSNGRYELRGKGDEAKFAIGRMAPSTCKAN, from the coding sequence ATGCATATGCCCCTGATCATGACCTTTGCCGCCATGGCTTCCACTGCGCTGGCAGCCGATTCGACTGGCTCGCGTCCCGTCTTGTTTTCCTGCGATAACGGCATCACGCTTTCGGTCCTTTTTGCCAAAGACCACGCGGACGTCACGCTGGCGGATGGCACCGTCGTGTCGCTCCCGCAGCAGATTGCAGCGTCAGGCTACTGGTATTCAAACGGTCGCTACGAATTGCGCGGCAAAGGCGATGAGGCGAAGTTTGCCATTGGTCGCATGGCGCCGAGCACCTGCAAGGCGAATTAG
- a CDS encoding class I SAM-dependent methyltransferase, with product MNSAAQANANFWDKLAPRYAAMPVKDVEAYEATLDAVKARLRPEHWLLEIGCGTGSTALRLAPFVEKVVATDISAAMIEIARAKPEANKIDFRQQEASAPFAEERFDVVCAFNVLHLVPDLDQTLRRIRQQLKSDGIFISKTPCLGEMSIFIRAIVPVMRLIGMAPPVQYQTRQKLLSALAVAGFAVEETRTFGKGRASHYIVARPTDRPPGN from the coding sequence ATGAACAGCGCGGCACAGGCCAATGCGAATTTCTGGGACAAGCTGGCTCCGCGCTATGCGGCCATGCCGGTGAAGGACGTGGAGGCCTACGAGGCAACACTGGATGCCGTAAAGGCGCGGCTTCGTCCGGAGCACTGGCTCCTGGAGATCGGTTGCGGAACAGGCAGTACCGCGCTCAGGCTGGCGCCCTTTGTCGAAAAGGTCGTCGCCACTGATATTTCGGCTGCAATGATTGAAATCGCGCGCGCCAAGCCTGAGGCCAACAAGATCGATTTTCGCCAGCAAGAGGCTTCTGCACCTTTTGCCGAGGAGCGCTTCGACGTTGTCTGTGCGTTCAATGTCCTGCATCTTGTGCCGGATTTGGATCAGACCCTGCGACGCATACGGCAGCAACTGAAAAGTGACGGCATATTCATCTCGAAAACGCCTTGCCTGGGCGAAATGTCCATCTTCATTCGGGCCATCGTGCCCGTGATGCGTCTGATCGGCATGGCACCACCGGTCCAATACCAGACGCGCCAGAAGTTGCTATCCGCCCTGGCGGTTGCTGGCTTTGCTGTCGAAGAGACACGGACCTTCGGGAAGGGACGCGCTTCTCACTATATCGTGGCAAGGCCGACGGACCGCCCGCCAGGCAACTGA
- a CDS encoding LysR family transcriptional regulator has translation MNWQVIDYDWNHVRAFLATAKTGSLSAAARELRTSQPTIGRQIAALEQVLGVILFERGRRGLTVTAVGRQLLQHADAMATAAHWMSLTASGQSQDIAGEVSVTAVDFICSQVVVPVIRRLAVEAPALSIRMLSSNAIQDLARRDADIAIRHVRPDQPDLVARLVTTYHASFYAARSFLDRQGRPRTAEELKSIPVIGNDEPEPFIRIAAEHGISICEDQFRHPANSATLIWDLVRAGLGMAFLPDEFCRDMPDLERVFPDHAPFGFPVWLVTHRELQTSRRIRMVYDALAEELAARR, from the coding sequence ATGAACTGGCAGGTAATCGACTATGACTGGAATCATGTGCGCGCTTTCTTGGCGACCGCCAAGACGGGCTCCCTGAGTGCGGCAGCACGGGAGTTGCGCACCAGTCAGCCGACCATCGGTCGGCAGATTGCAGCGCTTGAACAGGTTCTGGGCGTTATCCTGTTCGAGCGTGGCAGACGCGGCCTTACCGTGACCGCCGTCGGGCGGCAGCTTTTGCAACATGCCGACGCCATGGCAACGGCAGCGCACTGGATGAGCCTGACAGCCTCAGGTCAATCGCAGGACATCGCCGGCGAGGTGTCCGTCACAGCCGTTGACTTCATCTGCAGCCAGGTCGTGGTGCCGGTCATCAGGCGCCTGGCCGTGGAGGCGCCGGCCCTCTCGATCCGCATGCTTTCGTCCAATGCCATCCAGGATCTTGCGCGCCGCGACGCGGATATTGCCATCCGTCATGTGCGGCCAGACCAGCCCGATCTGGTGGCCAGATTGGTGACAACCTATCATGCGAGCTTCTACGCCGCCCGAAGCTTTCTCGACCGCCAGGGTCGGCCCCGTACGGCAGAGGAACTGAAGTCAATCCCCGTCATCGGCAATGACGAGCCCGAACCTTTCATTCGTATCGCCGCCGAACACGGCATCAGCATTTGTGAGGACCAGTTCCGCCATCCGGCCAACAGTGCCACGCTCATCTGGGATCTGGTTCGCGCCGGTCTCGGCATGGCTTTTCTGCCGGATGAATTCTGCCGCGACATGCCGGATCTGGAACGGGTCTTTCCAGACCACGCCCCGTTCGGCTTTCCCGTCTGGCTAGTGACCCACCGCGAGCTCCAGACCAGCCGCCGGATCAGGATGGTCTATGATGCCCTGGCCGAGGAATTGGCCGCAAGGCGGTAG
- a CDS encoding glycosyl transferase encodes MADFHQNGVVATLHNLRERSLERMENELAIFASCRPITLILPSLYSELQAPALDHIISELAQASYISEIVVGLDQADRAQFDHARSYFSRLPQKHSILWHDGPRLRAIDAKLAEEGLSPDQPGKGRNVWFCMGYVLASRQQGVVALHDCDITTYSRDMLARLVYPVANPRFPYVFSKGYYPRIADRSLNGRVTRLLVTPLLLSLERVVGHHPYLDYLKAFRYPLAGEFAMQSNILQDIRIPSDWGLEIGVLSELWRNQSSNVICQVDIADQYDHKHQPLSAEDAAKGLSRMSIDITKALYRKLATDGVVFNQDRFRTLKATYYRTALDLVETYHHDARMNGLTTDRHQEERAVELFAANLIEAGQVYLDNPNATPFMPSWNRVQSALPDLIHEMQEAVRLDATEE; translated from the coding sequence ATGGCTGATTTTCACCAGAACGGGGTGGTGGCCACCCTGCATAATCTGCGCGAACGCTCGCTGGAGCGGATGGAAAATGAACTCGCTATCTTCGCCTCATGCCGACCGATCACCCTGATCCTGCCATCGCTCTATTCCGAACTTCAGGCCCCTGCCCTTGATCACATCATCAGCGAGCTTGCTCAGGCGAGCTATATCTCCGAGATTGTGGTGGGACTTGATCAAGCCGACCGGGCACAGTTCGACCATGCACGTTCCTACTTTTCGCGTCTGCCACAGAAACACTCGATCCTCTGGCACGACGGGCCGCGACTTCGGGCGATTGACGCTAAACTCGCCGAGGAAGGCCTTTCGCCCGATCAGCCTGGCAAGGGGCGAAATGTCTGGTTCTGCATGGGCTACGTCCTGGCATCGCGGCAACAGGGTGTCGTGGCTCTGCATGACTGCGATATCACCACCTACTCGCGCGACATGCTGGCACGACTTGTCTATCCCGTCGCCAATCCGCGTTTCCCTTACGTCTTTTCCAAGGGCTATTATCCGCGCATTGCCGACCGGTCGCTGAATGGGCGGGTCACGCGGCTGCTGGTGACACCGCTGCTGCTCAGCCTTGAGCGGGTGGTGGGACATCACCCCTATCTCGATTATCTGAAGGCCTTTCGCTATCCGCTGGCCGGTGAGTTTGCCATGCAGAGCAACATTCTGCAGGACATTCGTATTCCCTCCGACTGGGGACTTGAAATCGGCGTTCTCTCGGAACTGTGGCGCAATCAGTCGAGCAACGTCATCTGCCAGGTCGACATTGCCGACCAATATGACCACAAGCACCAGCCGCTCTCCGCTGAAGATGCCGCCAAGGGCCTGTCGCGCATGTCGATCGACATCACCAAGGCGCTTTACCGCAAGCTGGCGACGGACGGTGTCGTCTTCAATCAGGACCGGTTCCGCACGCTGAAGGCCACCTATTACCGGACGGCACTCGATCTTGTGGAAACCTATCATCATGATGCGCGCATGAATGGCCTGACGACCGACAGGCATCAGGAAGAGCGCGCGGTCGAACTCTTCGCCGCCAATCTGATCGAGGCGGGTCAGGTCTATCTGGACAATCCGAACGCCACACCCTTCATGCCCAGCTGGAACCGGGTGCAGAGCGCCCTGCCCGACCTCATTCACGAGATGCAGGAAGCAGTGAGGCTAGATGCGACGGAGGAATAA
- a CDS encoding HAD-IIB family hydrolase, producing MSLVFTDLDGTLLDHESYSFEPARPALDLLKERGVPVILASSKTEAEMRPLADEIGIDYPMIVENGAGIAWPQSGRSQASQTNQAYLKIRALLRDLPAELRPCFAGFGDWTLDQIQHKTGLSQDAAARAQLRRFSEPGLFSGSPQRREDFVAILDQHGLQAVQGGRFFTLMPKTSKAERMAELVAHFKARSGEPVKTVALGDAPNDLAMLEAADRGIIIANPSHPALPVTERERQGYILRSNIPGPSGWNQMMMHIVETGFI from the coding sequence ATGAGTCTGGTCTTCACCGATCTCGATGGAACGCTGCTCGATCACGAGAGCTATTCCTTCGAGCCGGCAAGGCCCGCTCTCGATCTGCTGAAGGAACGTGGAGTTCCGGTCATTCTCGCCAGCAGCAAGACGGAAGCGGAAATGCGACCGCTGGCGGATGAGATCGGTATCGACTACCCGATGATCGTCGAGAACGGTGCCGGCATTGCTTGGCCGCAGTCGGGCCGTTCCCAAGCGAGCCAGACCAATCAGGCATACCTGAAAATCCGCGCCCTGTTGCGAGATTTACCTGCAGAGCTTCGGCCATGCTTTGCGGGCTTTGGCGATTGGACGCTTGATCAGATCCAACACAAGACGGGTCTGTCGCAGGACGCAGCAGCGCGGGCGCAGCTAAGGCGGTTTTCCGAGCCGGGTCTCTTCTCCGGTTCGCCGCAGCGGCGAGAGGATTTCGTCGCAATCCTCGATCAGCACGGTCTGCAAGCCGTGCAAGGCGGACGCTTCTTCACACTCATGCCCAAGACCAGCAAGGCCGAACGGATGGCGGAACTGGTCGCCCATTTTAAGGCGCGGTCAGGAGAACCGGTCAAGACCGTGGCACTTGGTGATGCGCCCAACGACCTTGCCATGCTGGAAGCCGCTGATCGCGGCATCATCATAGCCAATCCATCGCATCCTGCCCTGCCTGTCACAGAGCGTGAACGACAGGGCTATATTCTGCGCTCCAATATCCCCGGACCATCGGGATGGAACCAGATGATGATGCATATCGTTGAAACGGGGTTCATCTGA
- the rlmB gene encoding 23S rRNA (guanosine(2251)-2'-O)-methyltransferase RlmB: MTKDTKTDKSARDTHYATLRRQVRDAKRERGEIPTPAAPRGRKGNTDWTPPKLAPEQVLLYGLHTVRAALDNPERKLIKLSATQNALVRLEIPSVEQLGIPFETVTPHDLDKMLGPDAIHQGVMLETRPLPGRRLEALKQSPLILVLDQVTDPHNVGAIMRSAVAFGAGAVITTQRHSPTESGVLAKSASGALEMIPYIQVTNLAEALGELHKLGFYSVGLDSEGPQPMENTLKGDKIALVLGSEGKGLRQKTRETVSALARLDMPGAIKSLNVSNAAAIALYASRQHLMAASK; this comes from the coding sequence ATGACAAAAGATACCAAGACCGACAAATCCGCCCGCGACACCCATTATGCCACGCTGCGCCGGCAGGTGCGCGACGCCAAGCGCGAACGGGGCGAGATCCCCACCCCCGCTGCGCCAAGGGGGCGGAAGGGCAATACGGACTGGACGCCGCCGAAGCTCGCACCGGAGCAGGTGCTGCTTTACGGCCTTCACACCGTGCGTGCGGCACTCGACAATCCCGAGCGCAAGCTGATCAAACTGTCCGCAACACAGAATGCGCTCGTCAGGCTGGAAATCCCGTCGGTGGAACAGCTCGGCATTCCTTTCGAGACGGTAACGCCACACGACCTCGACAAGATGTTGGGTCCGGACGCAATTCATCAGGGCGTCATGCTGGAAACCCGTCCCCTGCCCGGTCGTCGTCTTGAAGCCTTGAAGCAGAGCCCTCTGATCCTGGTGCTCGACCAGGTCACCGATCCCCACAATGTCGGTGCGATCATGCGCTCGGCCGTTGCCTTTGGCGCGGGTGCGGTCATCACGACGCAGCGCCACAGCCCGACCGAATCGGGGGTCCTGGCGAAATCGGCGTCCGGCGCACTCGAGATGATCCCCTATATCCAGGTGACCAATCTCGCCGAGGCCCTTGGGGAACTCCACAAGCTCGGTTTCTACTCCGTCGGCCTTGATTCGGAAGGTCCGCAGCCGATGGAAAACACGCTCAAGGGCGACAAGATCGCGCTGGTGCTGGGGTCGGAGGGCAAGGGTCTTCGCCAGAAGACGCGCGAAACTGTGTCAGCGTTGGCGCGCCTCGACATGCCGGGGGCGATCAAGTCGCTGAATGTGTCGAATGCTGCGGCGATCGCCCTTTACGCCTCAAGACAACACCTTATGGCCGCGTCAAAATGA
- the tuf gene encoding elongation factor Tu: MAKSKFERNKPHVNIGTIGHVDHGKTSLTAAITKYFGEFKAYDQIDAAPEEKARGITISTAHVEYETANRHYAHVDCPGHADYVKNMITGAAQMDGAILVCSAADGPMPQTREHILLARQVGVPAIVVFLNKVDQVDDAELLELVELEVRELLSSYDFPGDDIPVVKGSALAALEDSNKEIGEDAIRKLMAEVDAYIPTPERPIDQPFLMPIEDVFSISGRGTVVTGRVERGIVKVGEEIEIVGIRPTTKTTCTGVEMFRKLLDQGQAGDNIGALLRGVNRDGVERGQILCKPGSVKPHKKFKAEAYILTKEEGGRHTPFFTNYRPQFYFRTTDVTGIVTLPEGTEMVMPGDNVTVDVELIVPIAMEEKLRFAIREGGRTVGAGIVASIIE; the protein is encoded by the coding sequence ATGGCAAAGAGTAAGTTTGAGCGCAACAAGCCGCACGTCAACATCGGCACGATCGGCCACGTCGACCACGGCAAGACGTCTCTGACGGCAGCGATCACCAAGTACTTCGGTGAGTTCAAGGCATACGACCAGATCGATGCTGCTCCGGAAGAAAAGGCGCGCGGCATCACCATCTCGACGGCCCACGTCGAGTATGAGACGGCGAACCGCCACTACGCGCACGTTGACTGCCCCGGCCACGCCGACTACGTCAAGAACATGATCACCGGTGCTGCCCAGATGGACGGCGCCATCCTGGTTTGCTCGGCTGCCGACGGCCCGATGCCGCAGACCCGCGAGCACATCCTGCTCGCCCGTCAGGTTGGCGTTCCGGCGATCGTTGTCTTCCTCAACAAGGTTGACCAGGTTGACGACGCCGAACTGCTCGAGCTCGTTGAGCTGGAAGTTCGCGAACTTCTGTCGTCCTACGACTTCCCGGGCGACGACATCCCGGTCGTCAAGGGCTCGGCTCTGGCCGCTCTGGAAGACTCGAACAAGGAAATCGGCGAAGACGCGATCCGCAAGCTGATGGCCGAAGTCGACGCCTACATCCCGACGCCTGAGCGTCCGATCGACCAGCCCTTCCTGATGCCGATCGAAGACGTGTTCTCGATCTCTGGCCGTGGTACGGTTGTGACGGGTCGCGTTGAGCGCGGTATCGTCAAGGTCGGCGAGGAAATCGAAATCGTCGGCATCCGTCCGACGACGAAGACGACCTGCACGGGCGTTGAAATGTTCCGCAAGCTGCTCGACCAGGGCCAGGCCGGCGACAACATCGGTGCGCTGCTGCGCGGTGTAAACCGTGACGGCGTCGAGCGTGGCCAGATCCTGTGCAAGCCGGGTTCGGTCAAGCCGCACAAGAAGTTCAAGGCAGAAGCCTACATCCTGACGAAGGAAGAAGGCGGTCGTCATACGCCGTTCTTCACGAACTACCGTCCGCAGTTCTACTTCCGCACGACGGACGTGACGGGCATCGTGACGCTTCCGGAAGGCACGGAAATGGTCATGCCTGGCGACAACGTGACCGTTGACGTCGAGCTGATCGTTCCGATCGCGATGGAAGAAAAGCTGCGCTTCGCGATCCGCGAAGGCGGCCGTACCGTCGGCGCCGGCATCGTCGCTTCGATCATCGAGTAA
- a CDS encoding pentapeptide repeat-containing protein: MIRIENAALPQSEFHNVSLEGSRLTSVNLGGSVVGDANLDNIHMTDARLCGANLKNVAMSDSLFEDADMRRVDFRHSDFEGTLIRQSSLANVSISDCDLTGMRINGHLVSDLLQLVGAQTGKPE; this comes from the coding sequence ATGATCCGCATTGAGAATGCCGCCCTCCCCCAATCGGAATTCCACAACGTCTCGCTGGAAGGCAGCAGATTGACCAGCGTCAACCTCGGCGGCAGCGTTGTTGGCGACGCCAATCTCGACAATATCCATATGACCGATGCGCGCCTGTGCGGTGCCAATCTCAAGAATGTCGCGATGAGTGATTCCCTTTTCGAAGATGCGGACATGCGCCGGGTCGATTTCCGCCATTCCGATTTCGAGGGCACGCTGATCCGCCAATCAAGCCTTGCGAATGTGAGCATCAGTGACTGCGACCTCACTGGCATGAGGATCAATGGGCATCTCGTGAGCGACTTGCTGCAGCTTGTCGGAGCGCAAACCGGAAAACCTGAGTAA
- the secE gene encoding preprotein translocase subunit SecE, with product MASKGNPFAFLQQVRSETSKVTWPSRRETLISTAMVLAMVIFASLFFFGADQLISWLLSLVLNIGN from the coding sequence ATGGCATCCAAGGGTAATCCATTCGCGTTTCTGCAGCAGGTACGCTCCGAGACGTCCAAGGTCACGTGGCCCTCGCGTCGCGAAACCTTGATCTCGACAGCCATGGTGCTGGCGATGGTCATTTTCGCTTCGCTGTTCTTCTTTGGTGCGGACCAGCTCATCAGCTGGCTCCTGAGCCTTGTGTTGAACATCGGCAACTGA
- the nusG gene encoding transcription termination/antitermination protein NusG, with translation MAARWYIVHAYSNFEKKVAESIEEKARQKGLEHLFEKILVPTEKVVEVRRGRKVDSERKFFPGYVLVRANLTDEAYHLIKNTPKVTGFLGSDNKPVPIPDFEAERILGQVQEGVERPKSSVSFEIGEQVRVSDGPFASFNGVVQDVDEERSRLKVEVSIFGRATPVELEYGQVEKV, from the coding sequence ATGGCGGCACGTTGGTATATCGTCCACGCGTATTCAAATTTTGAGAAGAAGGTGGCTGAGTCCATCGAAGAGAAGGCCCGTCAGAAGGGTCTTGAGCATCTCTTCGAGAAGATCCTCGTTCCGACCGAGAAGGTGGTCGAGGTTCGTCGCGGTCGCAAGGTTGACAGCGAGCGCAAGTTTTTCCCCGGCTATGTGCTGGTGCGGGCGAACCTGACCGATGAGGCCTACCACCTGATCAAGAATACCCCGAAGGTGACGGGATTCCTCGGTTCCGACAACAAGCCGGTTCCGATTCCAGATTTCGAGGCAGAGCGCATCCTGGGTCAGGTTCAGGAAGGCGTCGAGCGTCCGAAGTCTTCGGTGTCCTTCGAGATTGGCGAGCAGGTCCGCGTTTCCGACGGTCCCTTCGCCTCCTTCAACGGTGTCGTTCAGGATGTCGATGAGGAGCGCTCGCGCCTCAAGGTTGAGGTGTCGATTTTTGGCCGTGCTACGCCGGTCGAACTTGAATACGGTCAGGTTGAAAAGGTCTGA